One window of the Nasonia vitripennis strain AsymCx chromosome 4 unlocalized genomic scaffold, Nvit_psr_1.1 chr4_random0010, whole genome shotgun sequence genome contains the following:
- the LOC116738688 gene encoding trichohyalin-like, producing the protein MKRVEDERETVPTGPPPTNIAPPRPTFAQVARSPARLPTPATSSTPLQGSGAGITSLRIGATTPRLRLRQSTAGLMTRPESSQQRNGSNEERPRTETVTRLSQAISTGAIPRRMGLVREEVAREEESGIRMERQKPSAESRGKESSEEEESRRAQRELELYVAKSPVVPAAAPTPRGQTRVNSGGGPPTKKSRKNKKKKSKNPPQLTKEDYVSAYLSSSDDDEPGSPIRGFFGGVYSGTAEIDWDNWSPTRHPEEVNQTPENNEDERRRGEERQEEEERNRREEMEQRGKEAREREEERRAREEEQRLREAHDDEKRLRAERAAAAAEERKRKSEKEKKVREEAERCRQEEQRTRDEAASMLVDQEQMEADPPASAATPENDMSREEAVAARNARRNTARAARRREARRIQRETREETEACLPARDQPVPVARTAANGSDERGREREREKRREERHRRSLGGSNKEPLLQPQDPACKGKGSVVRRTPTDSNEPDDRPSPVQLF; encoded by the coding sequence ATGAAACGAGTagaggacgagagagagacggtGCCGACAGGCCCGCCACCGACCAACATTGCACCGCCACGACCAACGTTCGCCCAGGTAGCAAGATCACCAGCTAGACTGCCAACGCCAGCAACGTCGTCAACGCCTCTGCAGGGTTCAGGGGCGGGGATAACCAGCTTGAGGATCGGCGCGACCACACCAAGGCTGCGCCTGCGCCAATCCACAGCTGGTCTGATGACGAGGCCAGAGAGCAGCCAGCAGCGAAATGGGAGCAACGAGGAGAGGCCAAGGACAGAGACGGTCACAAGATTAAGCCAGGCGATCTCGACAGGGGCAATTCCCCGGCGTATGGGCTTAGTCAGAGAGGAGGTtgcgagagaggaggagagtgGGATTCGGATGGAGAGGCAGAAGCCATCCGCCGAATCACGAGGGAAAGAGAGCTCGGAGGAAGAGGAAAGCAGACGGGCGCAGAGGGAGTTGGAGTTATACGTCGCCAAATCCCCTGTTGTTCCCGCTGCCGCCCCTACTCCGAGGGGCCAGACTAGAGTAAACTCGGGAGGGGGTCCACCGACGAAGAAGAGCAGgaagaacaagaagaagaagagcaaaaATCCTCCTCAGCTCACAAAGGAAGATTATGTCTCGGCATATCTGTCCAGCTCGGACGACGATGAGCCGGGTTCGCCGATCAGAGGATTCTTCGGCGGTGTCTACTCTGGGACGGCCGAGATAGACTGGGATAACTGGTCCCCGACCCGTCATCCAGAGGAAGTAAACCAGACACCGGAAAACAACGAAGacgagaggaggagaggagaggagcgacaagaagaggaagagagaaatcGGCGAGAAGAAATGGAGCAGAGAGGAAAAGAGGCCAGAGAACGAGAAGAAGAGCGGCGAGCCCGAGAGGAGGAACAGCGACTGCGCGAGGCCCACGACGATGAAAAGCGGCTCAGAGCAGAGCGAGCCGCTGCCGCagcagaggagagaaagagaaagagcgagaaggagaagaaggtgAGAGAGGAAGCCGAGCGTTGCCGTCAAGAGGAGCAGCGGACACGAGACGAAGCTGCCTCCATGCTCGTCGACCAGGAGCAGATGGAAGCAGATCCACCAGCATCTGCTGCAACCCCGGAGAACGACATGAGCCGGGAGGAGGCTGTAGCAGCAAGGAACGCACGACGCAACACAGCCAGAGCCGCCCGAAGAAGAGAAGCGAGGCGTATTCAGAGGGAGACGAGAGAGGAGACTGAGGCCTGCCTACCAGCCCGAGACCAACCAGTCCCAGTGGCGAGGACAGCGGCCAACGGCTCCGACGagagaggtagagagagagagagagagaagagacgcGAGGAACGTCATCGAAGATCGCTCGGCGGATCGAACAAGGAGCCGCTCCTCCAACCGCAGGACCCTGCCTGTAAAGGAAAGGGGAGCGTGGTTCGGAGGACTCCGACCGATTCCAACGAACCCGACGATCGACCCAGCCCCGTACAGTTGTTTTAA